One part of the Saprospiraceae bacterium genome encodes these proteins:
- a CDS encoding GntR family transcriptional regulator, translating to MSVQENIINKDWQEGERIPSVRDFATSIQVNPNTVMRTYTLLQDQGILENRRGIGFFVANGAFTKSIQHRKDQFAEEILPELFKNMDQLTISWEEMKQYYTNWKNSYQNETK from the coding sequence ATGTCCGTACAAGAGAATATTATTAACAAGGACTGGCAAGAAGGAGAACGAATTCCTTCCGTGCGAGATTTTGCTACAAGCATCCAGGTAAATCCGAATACAGTAATGCGAACTTATACATTATTGCAGGATCAAGGGATATTGGAAAACAGAAGAGGCATTGGTTTTTTTGTCGCAAATGGAGCGTTTACAAAATCCATTCAGCACAGGAAAGATCAATTTGCTGAAGAAATTTTACCCGAGCTATTTAAGAATATGGACCAGCTTACCATAAGCTGGGAAGAAATGAAACAATATTATACTAACTGGAAAAATAGTTACCAAAATGAAACTAAGTAA
- a CDS encoding DUF2807 domain-containing protein, with product MKLSNKILIAFFSLIFILTIVTMVEIHNLEKDYFNDRISGNQKWTSAEYSILDFHTLEVGGHFVVRWHKGSPKLIVKIEESLKPYFRIKQDSDKLSFNMDSLETYRSNGNIEVDIYSENLRALKLSDFMQFSSKDTLNSGTLSFEFEDHVEVDLLVQTDSLELNLFDFSQLKLKGSSKVTNADLNGHTELDAFDFSMQNAFIHMDDFSKAELLVLNYLKAECQDHAILNYKGSTVTAEINQRNFSEVTKEN from the coding sequence ATGAAACTAAGTAATAAAATTCTAATCGCATTTTTTTCTTTAATATTTATACTGACGATAGTCACAATGGTTGAAATCCATAATTTAGAAAAGGATTATTTTAATGATAGAATAAGCGGCAATCAAAAATGGACTTCTGCTGAATATTCGATTTTAGATTTTCACACACTAGAAGTTGGAGGTCACTTTGTGGTTCGTTGGCATAAAGGTTCTCCAAAACTTATTGTGAAAATTGAGGAATCATTGAAACCTTATTTTAGAATAAAGCAGGATTCTGATAAACTAAGCTTTAATATGGATAGTTTAGAAACTTATCGCTCCAATGGAAACATTGAAGTGGACATTTATTCTGAGAACTTAAGAGCATTGAAACTGTCGGATTTTATGCAATTTTCAAGTAAAGACACTTTAAATAGCGGAACCCTAAGTTTTGAATTTGAAGATCATGTAGAAGTTGATTTATTAGTGCAAACGGATAGTCTTGAATTGAATTTGTTTGATTTTTCTCAGCTTAAGTTAAAGGGTAGTTCTAAGGTCACCAACGCCGACCTAAATGGTCATACAGAATTGGATGCATTTGATTTTTCAATGCAAAATGCCTTTATACATATGGATGATTTTTCTAAAGCAGAGCTTCTGGTACTGAATTATTTGAAAGCAGAATGTCAAGATCATGCAATTTTAAACTATAAAGGAAGTACTGTAACTGCAGAGATCAACCAACGGAATTTTAGTGAAGTGACAAAAGAGAATTAA
- the uvrA gene encoding excinuclease ABC subunit UvrA, protein MTLPKARQTSNFIEIKGARSNNLKNVDVLIPKNRLVVVTGVSGSGKSSLILDTLYAEGQRRYVESLSAYARQFLNRMKKPEIDYIKGLCPAIAIEQKVSSSNARSTVGSMTEIYDFLRLLFAKLGKTYSPISGNEVKKNEVKDVVDFILAQKKGSKIYIAFKMQQHYPERSFSQELEMLSQKGFTRIFWNHQLSVIEDVISQKNKLLTKKVTDAALKSCMIVVDRIILGEVDEDFRKRIADSILTAFAESLGDCELILEESSVHSFSSRFELDGILFPEPSPQFFNYNNSFGACPKCEGYGRIIGIDENKVIPNPGKTVYDGAIACWSGEKVSEWLTPLLTMAAKIKFPLHTPYRQLSQVQKDILWNGSGAFLGIRAFFKELEEKLYKIQNRILLARYRGKTICYECKGSRLRKEALYVKFAEKTFLDLMFIPIEELIYFFEKIKLNDYDFEIGKRLLFEIQNRLAVLNKIGLGYLTLDRLSSTLSGGESQRIHLTRTLGSNLTASLYILDEPSIGLHPKDTSKLVEALMHLRDLGNTVIVIEHEEEVIKKADEILDIGPGAGIHGGEVVYSGSYADFLKESKKNLTASYITGENTIPIPLYRKSNMDQIILEEVNLHNIENLTVHFPLQTMICVSGVSGSGKTTLIKHVLYPLLQSKLNDELRDDQNLAKISGAYKRIHQVELVNQQAIGRSSRSNPATYVKAYDEIRDIFKQQPLSKLRGYLPKHFSFNVEGGRCENCKGDGEIVVEMQFLADVTLVCEDCNGKRFTNEILEVKCKEKNIFDILELSIEEALHFFSDRKEIVKKLKPLHDVGLSYLKLGQSSSTLSGGEAQRLKLAYYLGLESNADHLFFIFDEPTTGLHFDDIKKLLFALHSLVEKGHTVLVIEHNMDVLKTADWIIDLGPGGGKHGGKLLFEGTPEGLLKVKESHTAYYLKEKLK, encoded by the coding sequence ATGACATTACCTAAAGCTCGACAGACTTCCAATTTTATAGAAATTAAAGGAGCCAGATCCAATAATTTAAAAAATGTGGATGTTTTGATTCCCAAAAATAGACTGGTTGTTGTAACTGGTGTTTCAGGATCTGGAAAATCCTCTTTGATTTTAGATACGCTTTATGCTGAAGGCCAAAGACGTTATGTCGAGAGTTTATCTGCTTATGCAAGACAGTTTTTGAATCGCATGAAAAAGCCAGAGATAGATTATATAAAAGGTCTTTGTCCAGCAATTGCAATTGAACAAAAAGTAAGTTCTTCAAACGCCCGATCTACGGTAGGGTCTATGACCGAAATTTATGATTTTTTACGCCTTTTATTTGCCAAATTAGGTAAAACATATTCTCCAATATCAGGGAATGAAGTTAAAAAAAATGAAGTTAAGGATGTGGTTGATTTTATTTTAGCCCAGAAAAAAGGGTCAAAAATTTATATCGCCTTTAAAATGCAACAACACTATCCAGAACGCAGCTTTTCTCAAGAGTTGGAAATGCTGTCACAAAAGGGCTTTACAAGGATATTTTGGAATCATCAATTGAGTGTAATTGAGGATGTTATAAGCCAAAAGAATAAACTATTAACGAAAAAGGTAACAGATGCAGCCTTAAAGTCATGTATGATTGTAGTCGATCGCATCATTCTAGGAGAAGTGGATGAGGATTTCCGAAAACGCATTGCGGATTCTATTTTGACAGCATTTGCAGAAAGTCTAGGTGATTGTGAATTAATTTTGGAAGAAAGCTCAGTGCATTCATTTTCATCTAGATTTGAATTAGATGGTATCTTATTTCCAGAGCCTAGTCCGCAGTTTTTTAATTATAATAATTCCTTTGGTGCTTGTCCAAAATGTGAAGGGTATGGACGTATTATTGGGATAGATGAAAATAAGGTGATTCCGAATCCAGGAAAGACAGTATATGATGGAGCCATTGCATGTTGGTCTGGTGAGAAAGTGAGTGAATGGTTAACGCCATTATTGACTATGGCTGCAAAAATTAAATTTCCATTGCACACGCCTTATCGGCAATTAAGTCAGGTTCAAAAAGATATTTTGTGGAATGGAAGTGGAGCTTTTCTTGGTATCCGAGCATTTTTTAAGGAATTGGAAGAAAAATTATATAAAATTCAAAATCGAATTTTACTGGCTAGGTATAGAGGAAAAACAATTTGCTATGAATGCAAAGGAAGTCGATTGAGGAAGGAGGCATTGTATGTAAAATTTGCAGAGAAAACATTTTTGGATTTAATGTTTATACCTATTGAAGAGCTAATCTATTTTTTTGAAAAAATTAAACTCAATGATTACGATTTTGAAATTGGTAAGAGATTATTGTTTGAAATCCAAAATAGGTTAGCAGTTTTAAATAAGATTGGTTTAGGTTATTTAACACTTGATAGACTATCCAGTACTTTGAGTGGTGGAGAATCTCAAAGAATCCATCTTACAAGAACTTTAGGTTCTAATTTAACGGCTTCCCTTTATATATTAGATGAACCCAGTATTGGCTTACACCCCAAGGATACTTCCAAATTAGTAGAAGCCCTCATGCACTTAAGGGATCTAGGGAATACAGTTATCGTAATAGAGCATGAAGAAGAAGTAATCAAGAAAGCAGATGAAATTCTAGACATTGGTCCGGGAGCTGGAATCCATGGAGGTGAAGTTGTGTATTCCGGTAGTTATGCCGATTTTTTAAAAGAGTCAAAAAAGAATTTGACAGCCTCTTATATTACAGGTGAAAACACAATTCCAATTCCATTATACCGCAAATCGAATATGGACCAAATTATTTTGGAAGAAGTGAATTTGCATAATATTGAGAATTTGACGGTCCATTTTCCATTGCAAACAATGATTTGTGTTTCCGGTGTATCTGGGTCAGGTAAAACAACCTTGATAAAACATGTGCTTTATCCTTTATTGCAATCTAAGTTAAATGATGAGCTACGGGATGATCAAAATCTTGCAAAAATAAGTGGTGCTTATAAAAGAATTCATCAGGTTGAATTAGTAAATCAGCAAGCAATTGGCCGGTCTTCCAGAAGTAATCCCGCTACTTATGTTAAAGCATATGATGAAATTCGGGACATATTTAAACAACAGCCACTTTCAAAATTAAGGGGTTATTTGCCAAAACATTTTTCATTTAATGTAGAAGGAGGTCGGTGTGAAAATTGTAAAGGAGACGGAGAAATTGTAGTGGAAATGCAATTTTTGGCAGATGTAACTTTAGTATGTGAAGATTGCAACGGTAAACGGTTTACAAATGAAATCCTGGAAGTAAAATGCAAGGAAAAAAATATATTTGATATATTGGAATTGAGTATTGAAGAAGCCTTGCATTTTTTTTCAGATAGAAAGGAAATTGTAAAGAAATTAAAACCACTTCATGATGTTGGCTTGTCTTATCTCAAACTCGGACAATCTTCTTCTACCTTGTCAGGAGGAGAAGCTCAAAGATTGAAGCTTGCTTATTATTTAGGATTGGAAAGTAACGCAGACCATTTATTTTTTATTTTCGACGAACCTACAACAGGTTTACATTTTGATGATATTAAAAAATTATTATTTGCATTACACAGTTTGGTTGAAAAAGGGCATACGGTGCTTGTCATTGAACATAATATGGATGTATTAAAAACGGCCGATTGGATTATCGATCTTGGTCCTGGTGGTGGTAAACATGGGGGCAAATTATTATTTGAAGGAACTCCAGAAGGATTGTTAAAGGTTAAAGAATCTCATACTGCATACTATCTCAAAGAAAAACTGAAATAA
- a CDS encoding ABC transporter ATP-binding protein, whose protein sequence is MIQVKDLSFGYRRKKATLFDALNLELQPGTICGILGKNGAGKTTLLRLVSGLLFPQQGTATVNGFESRERRVDMLTDLFYVQEEYVFPEVTMSKYVEINAVFYPNWDHQKFHQILQDFELPLDKKIKELSFGQKKKFLIAFALATNCKLLILDEPTNGLDIPSKTIFRKVVSASLGDDQCFLISTHQVNDVANLLDRIVVIEGGRVIFNQDLFTISANYRFDFHPGATIPTSYLYSEQVPGGHVVMTQNLPNAQSTDVDIEILFNAIISKSI, encoded by the coding sequence ATGATACAAGTAAAAGATCTAAGTTTTGGTTACAGGAGAAAAAAGGCAACACTTTTTGATGCTTTAAACTTAGAACTCCAACCGGGAACTATTTGTGGAATTCTTGGAAAGAATGGTGCAGGTAAAACAACATTATTAAGGCTGGTTTCAGGATTATTATTTCCGCAACAGGGGACAGCAACCGTGAATGGTTTTGAAAGTAGGGAACGGCGTGTTGATATGTTGACAGATCTGTTTTATGTTCAGGAAGAGTATGTTTTTCCAGAGGTTACAATGTCAAAGTACGTTGAAATCAATGCGGTTTTTTATCCGAACTGGGATCATCAGAAATTTCATCAAATTCTTCAAGATTTCGAATTGCCATTGGATAAAAAAATTAAGGAATTGTCCTTTGGACAAAAAAAGAAGTTTTTAATAGCATTTGCATTAGCAACAAATTGTAAGTTATTAATTTTGGATGAACCTACAAATGGTTTAGACATTCCTTCAAAAACAATTTTTCGGAAAGTAGTTTCTGCATCTCTTGGTGATGACCAGTGCTTTTTGATATCAACACATCAGGTAAATGACGTAGCTAATTTATTAGATCGCATTGTTGTGATCGAAGGCGGTCGTGTAATTTTTAATCAGGATTTATTTACAATCAGCGCCAATTATCGTTTTGATTTTCATCCTGGTGCCACCATTCCTACAAGTTATTTATACTCAGAGCAAGTCCCAGGTGGTCATGTTGTAATGACACAGAACCTGCCAAATGCACAGTCGACAGATGTTGACATTGAAATCTTATTTAATGCAATTATTTCAAAATCTATTTAA